The Camarhynchus parvulus chromosome 4A, STF_HiC, whole genome shotgun sequence genomic sequence CGGTGCAGGGGGAGGCACAGCTCCCCCTCCCCTAAATTAACCCCTCTGCCACCCCAAGCTCCGGTGGCAGCAGAGAGttcccagctgtcccagtgcctcCAGCACACTGCCTGTCCCTCTGGCAGGTGCTGAAGTCACTGCAGGAGATGGTGACAAGGCACaacctggccctgcccagcgTGGCGCTGGCccccctgccagctgccaggcCCCTGGCCGTGCAGAACTTCGAGGTGAGCCTGGGGACACGGAGGGACCCCGATgtcactgctgggcagggcaggagcggGGACAACTCCAGAGCCACATGCCCATGTGCAGGTGAAGGTGGGCAAGTCCCAGCGTGTGGCCCTGACGGTGGACGTGGAGTCggggacagtgacagtcacCAAGCGGGGCAGCGGCTCCTCGGAGGAGGTGATCCCACAGGATAAAAGtaaggggctgctgctggctgcccctGGCATAGTTTGGGGCTGTTCCCTGCCATAGGCCTGATGCCACGGGGATGGGCCAAATGCCCTGTCACACCCCCTGTGGTGGGCAGTGGGGGCCACCATGCCCCCCTGACCCCCATCATTCAGTCCTGCAGCTGATCAAGTACCAGAGTGTGCAGAGCAAGGTGAGGCTGGTGTGTGCCCGTGAGAACCAGAAGAGCCTGAGCAGGGATTTCATCTTCCCCAATGCCCGGGTGAGCAGCACCAGCCGTGCCCACAGAGTGTTCTGGGGGAATATGGAGCccttgggaatgtgggaagcGGCAAATCAGTGGTCTCAGGACTGTGACCACCTCTGCAAGCTGGCTCCTCCACCAGGGGGTGATGCCCACCTGATGCTGGGGTGCTGTGCCCCCCATGTCTCTGAGACATCCTCACCATCCTGCAGAAGCGAGAGGCTTtttgccagctgctgcagctgatgaaGATCCAGCATTCCAACCTGGACGAGCCTGAGATCATCTCGGTGTATGTTGGGACGTGGAACATGGGTAAGGGGCCAGGAGAAGGTGGCCTTGTCCTGGGAGGTTGTTGTGGCTCTTTGTGAgcctggctgggttttgggAGGTGTCTCAGGTCCGAGCTGGTGGGCAGTTTGGGGAGGAGGCTGGAGAAGAACCCATCTGGCTGCCATGGGCTTTGTTTGTCCTGTGGCAATCCACTCACTTGGAGGGTGCTGGGGAGACAGAGGAACAGGGTTGTCACAAGGATTTGGGGCTGtaaatcccagcagcagcctgggatgcaCACGgctggcaggcagctcctggagacgggcagggctgtgctggagaggagctcAGGGTGCTGGCACGTCCCCTCTGTGTGACCCATGTCCCTGCCCGCAGGCAGCACGCCCCCACCCCGCTCCCTGGCCTCCTGGCTGACCTCGAGGGGCTTGGGGCACACGCAGGACGAGACCACGGCCTGCATCCCCCACGACCTGTACGTGATCGGCACCCAGGAGAACTCCCTGGGTGACCGCGAGTGGGTCGAGTTCCTCTGCGCCTCCCTCAAGACCCTCATGGCCATCGACTACAGAGTGGtaacagcaggcacagccagccctggcagccctggggggcTGGGTACCCGCAGCCatcaccccacagctcccaccccaacccccaggtcctccccaccccaaatcagGCCAGGGAACATCCTGTGCCCCATGAGAGCTGTCCCCGGGAGTCAGGGTCACACTGACCTACCTGTGGGTCCAGCCCCATCCTCCTGGCCgtggggcaggatggggggCAGGCAGGCTGACCCCCTGCCCCACCACAGgtggccctgcagtgcctgtggaGCATCAAGATCGTGGTGCTGGCGAAGCCAGAGCACCAGCGGCGCATCAGCCACGTCCACACCTCCAGCGTGAAAACCGGGATCGCCAACACGCTGGGTagggaggggatggggctgggagatgACCCcgagggaggggacagcccgAGGGCCAGCACAGGACCCCTGGGCTCCCCCAGAGCTCAGTGGTgacacatccctgcagggaacaagggagctgtgggtgtctccttccttttcaatgGGACCTCATTTGGTTTCGTCAATTGCCACCTGGCCTCCGGCAGCGAGAAGACCCACAGGTGATGCAGGGATCGGGGGGGTGGGGCTGCCACGGGGCAGGTGGGTGTCTcagggggctggaggagccctgaggggctgtgaggctgcccctgtccccacctggcAGGAACAGAATTAAGAGTGAGGTGTCCCCGGGGTGGCTCATGCggtgctgctgtccccctgcaggCGTAACCAGAACTACAGCGACATCCTGCACTccctggccctgggggacaAACGTCTGGGGGGCTTCGACCTCACCCTGCGCTTCACCCACCTCTTCTGGTTCGGGGACCTCAACTACCGCCTGGACATGGACGTGCAGGTGGGACCCTGcggtgccaggctggggacagcagggggagAGGAGCCTGGGGGGTCACTgtcccttccctggcacaggacaTCCTCAGCCACATCGTCAAGAAGGAGTTTCAAGCCCTCCTGGCTGTTGACCAGCTCAACCTGGAGCGGGAGAAGAACAAGGTGTTCCTGCGGTTCAGTGAGTGTGGGGACACGGgcgctgctcctcctgctgagaCAGTGCCAGCAGGGTCCCCACAGCCCTCCCCATGTCACCCCAGGCTCTCAAGGtcccctctcctggcacagccctgcaggaggtgCTGAGAGCCTGGGGGACCTTGGCGAGCACCGGGCCAGAGGTGCCAGCCATGGGTGTGAGCCTGCTGTGGGGACCATGGCACCCCacggggacaggcagggaccaTGGCCCCCATGCCACCTGCGTGCCCTGATTCCAGGTGAGGGCGacatctccttccctcccacGTACCGGTACGAGCGGGGCACCCGAGACACCTACGTGTGGCAGAAGTCCAAGCCCACAGGGGTGAGTCCAGAGGCATCCCTCCAAGCAGGACatctctggggacagggacagcagggtgcTGAGGGGGCTGCGTGGTGACGCTCGGTCCCCACAGCTCCATCAGCCTGTTCCCTACCAAAACAGGGTCTGGGCAGGAGGGAACTCACTTTTTGGGGTGCTCTTCTGGGCAGGGGAACCCAGACCTGAGAGGCTGCTGGACCAGCTGCTTTCTCTGTTTGTAGATGAGGATCAATGTCCCCTCGTGGTGTGACCGCATCCTGTGGAAGTCACACCCGGAGACCCACGTGGTCTGTAACTCCTACGGTGAGTGagaccctggggacacagcagccaggggtggtcagtgctgcccaggaccccagggctctgggaccCTCCCCAAGCTGCCCCTCCTGCCATCCAGGCTGCACCGATGACATCGTGACCAGTGACCACTCACCTGTCTTTGCCACCTTTGAGGTGGGAGTGACGTCGCAGTTTGTGCCCAAGGAGGGTAAGGGCTGGGGTCTGCCACCCCTCAGGCCGGGTTTGGGGTGGCCCTGGCACACCCTGACCTGCCAGGGCctgtctgcagctcctggctctggccCCGAGGCGCTGGCCTGCATCGAGTGGGAGAGCATCGAGGTGATCCTGAAAACCACGAGCCGCAGCAAGTGCTACATCGAGTTCCATTCCTACTGCCTGGAGGGTGAGAGGGTGCCTGGGGTGCTGGGCTTGGCTGTGGGGGTGACCTggcctggctggagctgtgtgcccctctgtcccccccagAGGTGCAGCGGAGCGGGGAGAACACCTTCCAGAACTGTGACATCCCTGGGTTCCTCAAGCTGGGCTGGTCCTCCAAGCATCTGCCCGTGGTGCGCAGCCCTGGAGCATCCtcacccccatccctgcctctgtGTCCTGAGCCCCaaggggagctgcagctgtcaCCAACACCCAGGACAgagcctccctgtgccccccaccccTTAGCAACCCCCCCAAGCCTGCCCTCTCTGTGCACAGCTGAACCCCATCCTGCCCGACCTGGAGTACCTGGGGGACCAGCACCTGCTCCTCAGCATCAAGGGCGTGGAGAGCTGCGAGTCCTATGGTGTGTGGGGATGGTGACACTGGGGCCACCATGGTGGCGGGGGTGCCAAGCACAGCCCCCCAGGTTACAGCCTGCTGGAGGTAGTGGGACCGTGGcacccaccctgctcctggtgctgctgctcacgGGGGGCTCCCGTGTCCCCCGAGCCCCGGGGGCTGACGCTGTGCCCGCAGGCGAGTGCTGCCTGGCCCTGAGGTCAGCGATCGGCACCACGGCCCAGCAGTTCGAGACGTTCCTGTTCCACCGCGGCGAGGAGACGGGCTCCGTGCGCGGCTGGATGCGGGTCCGGGTGCCCCGGGGCCGGAGCGGCACCCGCGAGCGGCTCTACGGTAACGGCGGCCGCACGCAGCCCCCTCCCGGTGCTCGGGGACATCCTGGGCCACGTTTCCCTCTGGCCCCGGGCCGTGGGGTGAGGCCAGACCTCGCTGCCTTTGCAGAGTGGATCAGCtttgaggaggaggatgctgagCCGGCGGCGGAGCCCCCGACGTGCCCCAAGCCAGCCCCGCAGCGCCTCAGGTACCCCGGGCGGGCTCGGCCGTGCCGCAGCCCCGCACTGGGGGGATGCTGAGCCCTTTCCCTCTGTGCGCTTCGCAGGAGCCGCCCCCGCAGCCTCCCGGAGCCGGCCACAGGCTACACCAACCCTGCCTACTTCATCTTCGAGGGGGTGCCCAACGCGTGGCTCCCGGCCCCCGGAGAAGCCCCCAGGAGGCACGGAGAGGGCCCGGCCGGGGGCCAGCGCTGCCGGAGCCCCGCTGGAGCGCGGGGCCCGTTATCCTCAGAGGAGGAGCCGTGGTGTGGCCGGCCCCGCTCTGGGCCGCTGAGCCCGtcccctgggcaccccctgAGCCCTCCCAGAGCGGGCCACCACAAGAGACCCAGATCAGCCGTCCTGACGAGGGACGCGCTGGGGCTGGGCGATTGCTCGCTGTATGCGGCCACTCACCTGAGCCAGCTGGACCAGATGTcccggcagggcaggggggacaggcaggagctcCCGCCGCGCCAGACCCAGCACGCCCTGGAGCCGCCACCGCGGCCCTGCCGGGAGGCGCCGAGGCCGCTCGGGAAGCGGGGAGCGCTCGGTGCCTTGGACCTGGAGGCTCAGCCTGCTCCGCCCGCCGACCTGCAGCCGGCCAGGATGTAGCGACAGCTGTGCCCTGCGCAGCCTGGAGCCCTcgcagctgctccctcctgcccagccctgcccagtgctcccGGAGGAAtttccctccagcacagctccccaggctgctgcgCTGCTTCCCTTTGTTCTCACTCTCCAGAATAAAGCGTCGGGTGTGTGTTTGCTCACCTGCTTCTGCGAAAGAGCAAGCAGAAAAGTGCCGAGCCAGGCGGGGAAAACACCAAAGCATTGCCCCAACAGCTCTCTGCATCCCATGGGAATCGTGTACGTCCCATGGGaatcctgcacatcccagccctcGAGGCTGCCCTTACCCATGGCAAAGCTGGCGGGTGTCACAGCCCTCGACCCCCTCTGCTCACGGAGAGGGGCACGTCCTCAAAAACACAAGGATCCGGCCGTGTCCTGGCTGCGCCGCACGAGCGGCGGCCCCGGTTTGGGGACACGATGCCCGGGCTGGCCTCAAGGTGGCAGTGGCCACCTTTGTCCCCAGGATCGCCCCGCAGGGCTGGCGGCCAGCGCACAGCACCGAGGGCACTGCGGGACCCCAGGGGCAGCGGGGCTGTCCTGGGACGGGCGAGGGGCCCTAGGGATGGGGGCTGCGACCCTCGTGGCTGAGGAAC encodes the following:
- the LOC115914837 gene encoding phosphatidylinositol 3,4,5-trisphosphate 5-phosphatase 2-like, which gives rise to MAAARWYHRDISQAVAEELLVKAGRDGSFLVRDSESVKGAYALCLLFQRHVYTYRILPDEQGLLSVQTIQGIQAKCFRTLPELIGAYQHPNNGLVTPLLHAVPRPRPEEDSDGEDARGWGHTVPCPGAAPSSRTHIPQQLHQRLQEQVHSSPASDFMGFMAEYLTHHVQDLEALCHGHPQLRHLSTALATACRALHSEIDFTLVGLETLARVFDPPVSPRSPAREQGFLSSDPDLELLLNKISTVNHLLSSLEKKVLKSLQEMVTRHNLALPSVALAPLPAARPLAVQNFEVKVGKSQRVALTVDVESGTVTVTKRGSGSSEEVIPQDKILQLIKYQSVQSKVRLVCARENQKSLSRDFIFPNARKREAFCQLLQLMKIQHSNLDEPEIISVYVGTWNMGSTPPPRSLASWLTSRGLGHTQDETTACIPHDLYVIGTQENSLGDREWVEFLCASLKTLMAIDYRVVALQCLWSIKIVVLAKPEHQRRISHVHTSSVKTGIANTLGNKGAVGVSFLFNGTSFGFVNCHLASGSEKTHRRNQNYSDILHSLALGDKRLGGFDLTLRFTHLFWFGDLNYRLDMDVQDILSHIVKKEFQALLAVDQLNLEREKNKVFLRFSEGDISFPPTYRYERGTRDTYVWQKSKPTGMRINVPSWCDRILWKSHPETHVVCNSYGCTDDIVTSDHSPVFATFEVGVTSQFVPKEAPGSGPEALACIEWESIEVILKTTSRSKCYIEFHSYCLEEVQRSGENTFQNCDIPGFLKLGWSSKHLPVLNPILPDLEYLGDQHLLLSIKGVESCESYGECCLALRSAIGTTAQQFETFLFHRGEETGSVRGWMRVRVPRGRSGTRERLYEWISFEEEDAEPAAEPPTCPKPAPQRLRSRPRSLPEPATGYTNPAYFIFEGVPNAWLPAPGEAPRRHGEGPAGGQRCRSPAGARGPLSSEEEPWCGRPRSGPLSPSPGHPLSPPRAGHHKRPRSAVLTRDALGLGDCSLYAATHLSQLDQMSRQGRGDRQELPPRQTQHALEPPPRPCREAPRPLGKRGALGALDLEAQPAPPADLQPARM